In one Candidatus Nitronereus thalassa genomic region, the following are encoded:
- a CDS encoding SDR family oxidoreductase, whose translation MTNSKRPFAIITGASRGIGAEYARGLARQNHDLLIVARDKARLRELSQELETAHTIHAHMCVLDLAQPNSAHQLFVRAREYRQTPDLLINNAGFGLYGEFVSHPLPKIQQMLHLHIQSVVESIRLFLPGMMEQASGTIINVASIAGMLPIPYFAEYAATKAFLISFSEALAEEVKSSGVTIQACCPGQTETDFHASAGFRPSSPIPIQTASQVVQASLAAIDKKQTVVTVGWPGKLSSFLATWVPRTILTKQTARRTRPPSMT comes from the coding sequence CTCAAGAGGCATCGGCGCGGAATATGCCCGAGGATTGGCTCGCCAAAACCACGACCTCCTTATAGTGGCACGAGATAAAGCACGCTTGCGAGAACTTTCCCAAGAATTGGAAACCGCCCATACTATTCATGCCCATATGTGCGTCTTGGATTTAGCCCAACCCAATTCAGCCCATCAATTGTTTGTAAGGGCCCGGGAATATCGACAAACACCAGACCTGCTGATTAATAACGCAGGTTTTGGACTATACGGGGAATTCGTCTCCCACCCCTTACCCAAAATCCAACAAATGCTCCATCTCCACATTCAATCGGTCGTAGAAAGCATTCGTTTGTTTTTGCCGGGAATGATGGAGCAAGCCTCGGGTACAATTATTAATGTCGCATCGATTGCTGGCATGCTCCCGATTCCCTACTTCGCAGAATATGCCGCCACGAAAGCCTTTCTCATTTCCTTTTCTGAAGCACTGGCGGAAGAGGTCAAATCCAGCGGAGTCACCATTCAGGCTTGCTGCCCCGGTCAAACAGAAACGGACTTTCATGCTTCCGCAGGATTTCGACCTTCAAGTCCTATCCCCATACAAACAGCATCACAAGTCGTTCAAGCTTCTTTGGCTGCCATCGATAAAAAACAAACCGTTGTGACCGTAGGATGGCCAGGCAAGCTTTCCTCTTTTCTGGCCACATGGGTGCCAAGGACAATTCTCACGAAGCAAACCGCCCGACGCACTCGACCACCTTCAATGACATAA